The segment AACACGAATATTCTGCAACAAGGTGTTGAGCTCACGGATACAGATGAAGGGGCAAATGATCTTACAGAACCGACGGGCGTAACGCCACGAATGCGCATGTCACCCTTCTGCCGAAGCAGATTTCTGATAGACTATGCGGCTTTCCTCTTTAACATCCCCAGGTGAAACGCCCATGCAGCCTATGCTGAATATCGCCCTGCGCGCCGCTCGCAGCGCCAGTGAACTGATTTTCCGCTCCATCGAACGCCTGGATAGCATCAAAGTCGACGAAAAGCAGGCCAAGGACTATGTGTCCGAGGTTGACCGCGCCGCGGAAAAAGTCATCGTCGAGGCCCTGCGCAAGGCCTACCCGAACCACTCCATCCAGGGTGAAGAGACCGGCCTGCACGCCGGCTCCGGTGAAGAAGGCAAGGACTACCTGTGGATCATCGACCCGCTCGATGGCACCACCAACTTCCTGCGTGGCATTCCTCACTTTGCCGTCAGCATCGCCTGCAAATACCGCGGCCGCCTCGAGCACGCGGTCATCGTCGACCCGGTGCGCCAGGAAGAATTCACCGCCAGCCGTGGCCGTGGCGCCCAGGTCAATGGCCGTCGCCTGCGCGTCAGCTCGCGCACCAGCCTTGAAGGCGCCCTGCTGGGTACCGGCTTCCCGTTCCGCGACAACCAGATGGCCGACCTGGACAACTACCTGGGCATGTTCCGCGCGCTGACCGGTCAGACCGCCGGCATCCGCCGCGCCGGCTCCGCCAGCCTGGACCTCGCCTATGTAGCGGCTGGGCGCTTCGACGCCTTCTGGGAGTCGGGCCTGTCCGAGTGGGACATGGCAGCAGGTGTGCTGCTGATTCAGGAAGCAGGCGGCCTGGTGAGCGACTTCAACGGTGGCCACGACTTCCTCGAGAAGGGCCACATCGTCGCCGGCAACATCAAGTGCTTCAAGGCAGTGTTGACGGCGATCCAGCCGCACCTGCCGGAATACATGAAGCGCTGATTGCTTCGGGCATAAAAAAAGCACCCCTCGGGGTGCTTTTTTTTGCCTTGTGTTTGCAGGCCCGGCCCTATCGCCGGCAAGCCGGCTCCTACAGGGTGGGCCGGCACAGCCAACCTCACTGCCCCGGCTGATTCTGCCCCAGCACCAGCTTGCCGTTCTTGTCCAGCGGAATGGTCGAGCCCGGCTCGTAGTCCATCTTCACCTTGCCCACCTGGTCACCAATCGAGTAAGTGACGTTGTAGCCCACCACCTTTTCGCTCAGGTCGTTGACCGTGTTGCAGCGGGTTTGCGTGGTGGTGTAGGTGTCACGCTCCTGCATGTATTCCTGGGCCTTGTTGCCCGCATAGCCACCACCCACGGCGCCAGCCACGGTGGCGATCTTCTTGCCGGTACCGCCGCCGATCTGGTTGCCCAGCAGGCCACCGGCCAGGGCACCGACCACGGTGCCGGCGATCTGGTGCTGGTCCTTGACCGGCGCCTGACGGGTCACCGCCACGTCCTTGCACACCTCACGCGGGGTTTTCACTTGCTGCTTGATCGGCTGCACGTCGGTGACCTGGGCGTACTCAGGCCCCTTGTTCACCAAGCTGTAGGTCGCCACAGCACCTCCGGCGGTAACACCGACAGCACCCAGAACCGCACCCACCAGCATTGATTTGTTCACGCGAACCTCCTGATCGTCACTACGGGTTCCAGCCCGCTTTCTCCCAGCCTTGGAGCAAAAAAAAAGGCGCGAGTTCAACACTCGCGCCTCTCTTTACGCCAAGCGGCGTAGGAAAACCCGTTACGGACGGTCGTCCACGCCCTCGGTTTTCACCGGTGGGATCAGGTCTTCGCTGTTCAGGTTCAGCCAGATCAGCACCACGTTGGCGATGTAGATCGACGAGTAGGTACCCGCCATGACACCGATGAACAGCGCCAGGGAGAAGCCGAACAGGTTGTCGCCACCGAAGAACAGCAGCGCGGCAATGGCCAGCAAGGTCGACACCGAGGTGGCGATGGTGCGCAGCAGGGTCTGGGTGGTCGAGACGTTGATGTTCTCGATCAGCGAAGCCTTGCGCATTACCCGGAAGTTCTCACGCACCCGGTCGAACACCACGATGGTGTCGTTCAGCGAGTAGCCGATGATCGCCAGTACCGCCGCCAGCACCGTCAGGTCGAAGGTGATCTGGAAGAACGACAGGATACCCAGGGTGACCACCACGTCGTGGATCAGCGAGATGATCGCGCCCACGGCGAACTTCCACTGGAAGCGGAACGCCAGGTAAATGAGGATGCCGCCGAGCGCCAGCAGCATGCCCATGCCGCCCTGGTCGCGCAGCTCTTCACCCACCTGCGGGCCGACGAACTCGACGCGCTTGACCGTGGCCGGGTTGTCGCCGCCGGCCTTTTGCAGGGCTGCAGCTACTTTGTTACCCAGTTGCGGGTCATCGCCCGGCATGCGCACCAGCAAGTCGGTGGTGGCGCCGAAGCTCTGCACCACGGCCTCGTGGAAGCCGGAGCCAACCAGTTCGGTGCGCACCTTCTCAAGGTCTGCCGGGCGCTCGTAGGTCAGCTCGATCAGCGTACCGCCGGTGAAGTCCAGGCCGAAGTTCAGGCCCTTCTGCCACCAACTGAACAGCGCCAGCACGGTGAGGAGCACGGTAATGGCGAACGCGACATTGCGCACGCCCATGAAGTTGATGGTTTTCATCGCAGCTCCCTCAAACCCACAGCTTCTTGATGTCACGCCCGCCACAGGTCAGGTTGACCATGGCACGGGTCACCATGACCGCGGTGAACATCGAGGTGAAAATCCCGAGGGACATGGTAACCGCGAAGCCCTTGACCGGGCCGGTACCCATGGCGAACAGGATGCCGCCCACCAGCAAGCTGGTCAGGTTGGCGTCGATGATCGCGGTGTAGGCACGGTTGAAGCCTTCGTGGATGGCGCGCTGCACCGACATGCCAGCTTTCAGTTCCTCGCGGATACGCGAGAAGATCAGCACGTTGGCGTCCACCGCCATACCCATGGTCAGCACGATACCGGCGATACCTGGCAGCGTGAGCGTAGCGCCAAGCAGCGACATCAGGGCCAGCAGCAGCACCATGTTGCCCGCCAGGGCGATGGTGGCGATCACGCCGAAGCCGCGGTAGATGGCGATGATGAACAGCGAGACGAACAGCATACCCCACAAGGATGCGTCGATACCCTTGGTGATGTTGTCGGCACCCAGGCTTGGACCAATGGTACGTTCTTCGGCGAAGTACATCGGCGCAGCCAGACCACCGGCACGCAGCAGCAGGGCGAGTTCGGACGATTCACCCTGGCCGTTGAGGCCGGTGATGCGGAACTGGCTACCCAGCGGCGACTGGATGGTCGCCAGGCTGATGATCTTCTTCTCTTCCTGGAAGCTCTGTACGGCCACGTCTTTTTCGACGCCGTCGACAGTCTGCTTGACGTAGCGGGTGACCGGCTTCTGCTCGATGAAGATCACCGCCATGCTGCGCCCGACGTTGGTGCGGGTAGCGCGGCTCATCAGCTCGCCGCCGTGGCCGTCGAGGCGAATGTTCACCTGCGGGCGACCGTGCTCGTCAAAGCTGGCCTGGGCATCGGTAACCTGGTCACCGGTGATGATCAGGCCGCGCTCGACAGGTGCCGAGCGGCCGCCTTCACGGAACTCGAACACCTCGGTGGTAGCCTTGGACGCGCCCGGCTCGGCACCGAAGCGGAACTCCAGGTTGGCGGTTTTACCGAGAATACGCTTGGCTTCGGCAGTGTCCTGCACGCCTGGCAGCTCGACCACGATGCGGTTGGCGCCCTGGCGCTGTACCAGCGGCTCGGCAACGCC is part of the Pseudomonas fakonensis genome and harbors:
- the suhB gene encoding type III secretion system regulator SuhB, producing the protein MQPMLNIALRAARSASELIFRSIERLDSIKVDEKQAKDYVSEVDRAAEKVIVEALRKAYPNHSIQGEETGLHAGSGEEGKDYLWIIDPLDGTTNFLRGIPHFAVSIACKYRGRLEHAVIVDPVRQEEFTASRGRGAQVNGRRLRVSSRTSLEGALLGTGFPFRDNQMADLDNYLGMFRALTGQTAGIRRAGSASLDLAYVAAGRFDAFWESGLSEWDMAAGVLLIQEAGGLVSDFNGGHDFLEKGHIVAGNIKCFKAVLTAIQPHLPEYMKR
- a CDS encoding glycine zipper 2TM domain-containing protein; translation: MNKSMLVGAVLGAVGVTAGGAVATYSLVNKGPEYAQVTDVQPIKQQVKTPREVCKDVAVTRQAPVKDQHQIAGTVVGALAGGLLGNQIGGGTGKKIATVAGAVGGGYAGNKAQEYMQERDTYTTTQTRCNTVNDLSEKVVGYNVTYSIGDQVGKVKMDYEPGSTIPLDKNGKLVLGQNQPGQ
- the secF gene encoding protein translocase subunit SecF; translated protein: MKTINFMGVRNVAFAITVLLTVLALFSWWQKGLNFGLDFTGGTLIELTYERPADLEKVRTELVGSGFHEAVVQSFGATTDLLVRMPGDDPQLGNKVAAALQKAGGDNPATVKRVEFVGPQVGEELRDQGGMGMLLALGGILIYLAFRFQWKFAVGAIISLIHDVVVTLGILSFFQITFDLTVLAAVLAIIGYSLNDTIVVFDRVRENFRVMRKASLIENINVSTTQTLLRTIATSVSTLLAIAALLFFGGDNLFGFSLALFIGVMAGTYSSIYIANVVLIWLNLNSEDLIPPVKTEGVDDRP
- the secD gene encoding protein translocase subunit SecD — encoded protein: MLNKYPLWKYALIVLVLVVGFIYSAPNLYPDDPAVQISGASSALQVNQADLDRVGKALADAKIIVKGASLGEKGSGLIRLTRQEDQLPAKDVVRRALGDDYVVALNLAQTTPQWLRNLGASPMKLGLDLSGGVHFLLEVDMDKAMTARMKVYEGEVKTLLRKERVRYRSLPQQDGGIMLGFADDATREQARSLIRKNFNDFDLTTTERNELAVLRLALTQAKVAEIREYSIKQNLTTVRNRVNELGVAEPLVQRQGANRIVVELPGVQDTAEAKRILGKTANLEFRFGAEPGASKATTEVFEFREGGRSAPVERGLIITGDQVTDAQASFDEHGRPQVNIRLDGHGGELMSRATRTNVGRSMAVIFIEQKPVTRYVKQTVDGVEKDVAVQSFQEEKKIISLATIQSPLGSQFRITGLNGQGESSELALLLRAGGLAAPMYFAEERTIGPSLGADNITKGIDASLWGMLFVSLFIIAIYRGFGVIATIALAGNMVLLLALMSLLGATLTLPGIAGIVLTMGMAVDANVLIFSRIREELKAGMSVQRAIHEGFNRAYTAIIDANLTSLLVGGILFAMGTGPVKGFAVTMSLGIFTSMFTAVMVTRAMVNLTCGGRDIKKLWV